In the Clostridium beijerinckii genome, one interval contains:
- the kduD gene encoding 2-dehydro-3-deoxy-D-gluconate 5-dehydrogenase KduD produces MENILNQFSMDFFRLDGKVAIVTGGNTGLGQGYAVALAKAGADLVISTHGDNWDDTRELIEKEGRKAVFVKADLTQKEGRKDVIDSAMKFYGKVDILVNNAGTIRRTPLLDYKEEDWNAVMDINLNAVYFLSQEVAKIMVKQGSGKIINIASMLSFQGGKFVPPYTASKHGVAGITKAFANELASKNIQINAIAPGYIKTANTEPIRADKERNAEIQGRIPADRWAEPSDLMGAVVFLASRASDYVNGHILAVDGGWLVR; encoded by the coding sequence ATGGAAAACATTTTGAATCAGTTTTCAATGGACTTTTTTAGATTAGATGGAAAAGTGGCAATAGTTACTGGAGGAAATACAGGTCTTGGACAAGGATATGCAGTTGCATTAGCTAAGGCAGGAGCAGATTTAGTTATTTCTACCCACGGTGATAATTGGGATGATACACGAGAATTGATAGAAAAAGAAGGTAGAAAAGCGGTATTCGTGAAAGCAGATTTAACACAAAAAGAAGGAAGGAAAGATGTGATTGATTCTGCGATGAAATTTTATGGGAAGGTAGATATATTAGTAAATAACGCTGGAACCATAAGAAGAACACCTCTTCTTGATTATAAAGAAGAAGACTGGAACGCAGTTATGGATATTAATTTAAATGCTGTATATTTCTTAAGCCAAGAAGTTGCTAAAATAATGGTTAAACAAGGATCTGGTAAAATAATAAATATAGCGTCTATGTTATCATTTCAGGGTGGAAAGTTCGTGCCTCCATATACAGCAAGTAAACATGGAGTTGCAGGTATAACAAAGGCATTTGCTAATGAATTAGCGAGTAAAAATATTCAAATAAATGCGATAGCACCTGGATACATAAAGACAGCAAATACTGAACCAATAAGGGCAGATAAAGAAAGAAATGCAGAAATACAGGGAAGAATACCAGCAGATAGATGGGCAGAACCATCTGACTTAATGGGAGCGGTAGTGTTTTTAGCAAGCAGAGCATCTGATTATGTTAATGGTCATATTCTAGCAGTTGATGGAGGATGGTTAGTAAGATAA
- a CDS encoding IclR family transcriptional regulator: protein MSEDLSNPNLVQSVERALDILDCLAEYPKGCGIAELSKNLGLSKSTIHRIITTLKYKEYVTQNAENDKYQLGIKLLNLSSSITNSMDLINVARPHIYDFANKFDEVIHLCIPDESFTNIIYVDKVSSENTSRNIVMSSSIGKKAPIYCTASGKLILSQYSDDKIRELLKDTEFIKYAENTITDINVLIEEIHVIRKNLYALDNIEYDTGVICIAVPIFDRTNKIIAATSLSSVTLFNTMDDLLKYKEEFMNVAKNISRLMGYAYYTDIK, encoded by the coding sequence ATGTCAGAGGATTTAAGCAATCCAAACTTAGTTCAATCGGTGGAACGTGCTCTTGATATACTTGATTGCTTAGCCGAATATCCAAAAGGATGTGGAATTGCTGAATTGTCAAAAAATTTAGGTTTAAGCAAGAGTACCATACATAGAATAATTACAACTTTAAAATATAAAGAATATGTTACGCAAAATGCAGAAAACGATAAATATCAATTAGGAATTAAGCTTCTTAACTTATCTTCTTCTATAACAAATAGTATGGATTTAATAAATGTCGCTAGGCCTCATATATATGACTTTGCTAATAAGTTTGATGAAGTCATACATCTTTGTATTCCTGACGAGTCATTTACTAACATAATTTATGTAGATAAGGTATCTTCCGAAAATACTAGTAGAAATATAGTAATGTCTTCTAGTATAGGAAAAAAAGCGCCTATTTATTGTACTGCTTCTGGTAAATTGATATTATCTCAATATTCTGATGATAAAATAAGAGAATTATTAAAAGATACAGAATTCATAAAATATGCAGAGAACACAATAACTGATATAAATGTTCTTATAGAAGAAATTCATGTTATAAGAAAGAACCTATATGCATTAGACAATATCGAATACGATACGGGTGTTATATGCATAGCTGTTCCTATTTTTGATAGAACCAATAAAATTATTGCTGCAACCAGTCTCTCATCCGTAACACTCTTTAATACTATGGATGATTTACTAAAATACAAAGAGGAATTTATGAATGTCGCTAAAAATATTAGTAGACTTATGGGATATGCATATTATACAGATATAAAATAA
- a CDS encoding DeoR/GlpR family DNA-binding transcription regulator, with protein MIGKEGYENFNKDNIFSYKERLKLNVNEKTKIVEKAMKFIHNNKTYFFDVSTSVEFLSRSLDKKATIFTHSIDNFNILSEKNGIVVNLIDGKFNKKNRFFYRRNYDEYLSKIEFEAAFIGAGAIKGNGIYYENEEDAYIKGEIVKRAKKVILLAEHQKYEKDAFYKGLNLDRADIIIVDPISVSSFSNIMELHNIKINPKSLVII; from the coding sequence ATGATTGGGAAAGAAGGGTATGAAAATTTTAATAAAGACAATATATTTTCATATAAGGAGAGGTTGAAATTAAATGTTAATGAAAAAACTAAGATTGTTGAAAAGGCAATGAAATTTATTCATAACAATAAAACGTATTTTTTTGATGTTTCTACTAGTGTTGAATTTCTTTCAAGATCTTTAGATAAAAAAGCGACCATATTTACTCATTCCATAGATAATTTTAATATACTTTCGGAAAAGAATGGTATTGTAGTAAACTTGATTGATGGAAAATTTAACAAGAAAAATCGCTTTTTCTATAGAAGGAATTATGATGAGTATTTGAGCAAAATTGAGTTTGAGGCGGCATTTATAGGAGCTGGAGCTATAAAAGGTAATGGTATTTATTATGAAAATGAAGAAGATGCTTATATTAAAGGGGAGATTGTGAAAAGAGCTAAGAAGGTTATTTTACTTGCCGAACATCAAAAGTATGAAAAAGATGCCTTTTATAAAGGATTAAACCTAGATCGGGCAGATATTATTATTGTTGATCCAATATCGGTTTCTTCTTTTAGTAACATTATGGAATTGCATAATATTAAAATTAATCCTAAAAGTCTAGTGATTATATAA
- a CDS encoding methylated-DNA--[protein]-cysteine S-methyltransferase, which produces MENVYYYNTKIGKISIVENGAAITKICFVNKDELNVEGNETELLRKAIKQLEEFFEGERNCFDLPLAPKGTEFQRKVWSALQEIPFGETRSYGEIAQIVGNEKAARAVGMANNKNPIPIIIPCHRVIGANGKLVGYAGGLNIKEKLLKIEKDYKR; this is translated from the coding sequence ATGGAAAATGTATATTACTATAACACTAAAATTGGGAAAATCAGTATAGTGGAAAATGGGGCAGCAATTACAAAAATTTGTTTTGTAAACAAAGATGAACTTAATGTTGAAGGAAATGAAACAGAGTTATTACGGAAAGCTATAAAACAATTGGAAGAGTTTTTTGAAGGAGAGCGGAATTGTTTTGATTTACCATTAGCACCTAAGGGGACGGAGTTCCAAAGAAAAGTATGGAGTGCTCTACAAGAGATTCCTTTTGGAGAAACAAGGAGTTATGGTGAAATTGCCCAAATAGTAGGTAATGAGAAAGCGGCGAGAGCTGTTGGTATGGCTAATAATAAAAATCCAATTCCAATTATAATACCTTGTCATAGAGTAATTGGTGCTAATGGTAAATTGGTCGGATATGCTGGTGGTCTTAATATAAAGGAAAAGCTTCTTAAAATTGAGAAGGATTATAAAAGATGA
- a CDS encoding MerR family transcriptional regulator: MSNFSIGEMSKLNNISIQTLRYYDKIGLLKPKVISEKSQYRYYSIEQFFQMDVIKYYKTLGLSLNEIKKLMGRSTSMEEKLDMINFQQEVLENKLLEMEIIKNHLEYMKNTVSSIIEYETDKIFIKYNEKREYISYDCVSATIDELEINYRKVMPNSENQLEKLSYELSSMVSYDELKEKMVYKNIMTNNYVRMLKNEGRAIVLPEGEYITIYFEGGCFENKKYYNKIIDYINKNNIKISGDFHEVYILPQVNEDGKENTLMKLEIMKKRINIC, from the coding sequence TTGAGTAATTTTTCTATTGGGGAAATGTCAAAATTGAATAACATATCAATTCAGACACTGAGATATTATGACAAAATAGGCTTGCTAAAACCAAAGGTCATTAGTGAAAAAAGCCAATATAGGTATTATAGTATAGAACAATTTTTTCAAATGGATGTGATTAAATATTATAAGACATTGGGATTATCCCTAAATGAAATAAAAAAATTAATGGGTAGAAGCACTTCTATGGAAGAAAAACTTGATATGATAAATTTTCAGCAAGAGGTTTTGGAAAATAAACTATTAGAAATGGAAATAATAAAAAATCACTTAGAGTATATGAAAAACACAGTTTCTTCAATTATTGAATATGAAACTGATAAAATATTTATTAAATATAATGAAAAAAGGGAATATATAAGTTATGATTGCGTTTCAGCCACTATTGATGAATTGGAAATTAATTATAGAAAAGTAATGCCTAATAGTGAAAATCAGCTAGAAAAATTAAGTTATGAATTATCCTCAATGGTTTCCTATGATGAGTTAAAAGAAAAGATGGTTTATAAGAATATAATGACAAATAATTATGTAAGAATGTTAAAAAATGAAGGAAGGGCAATTGTCTTACCAGAGGGAGAGTATATAACAATATATTTTGAAGGTGGATGTTTTGAAAATAAGAAATATTATAATAAAATTATTGATTATATAAATAAGAATAATATTAAGATAAGTGGCGATTTCCATGAAGTGTATATCCTTCCTCAAGTAAATGAAGATGGAAAAGAGAATACTTTGATGAAGCTTGAGATAATGAAAAAAAGAATTAACATATGTTAA
- a CDS encoding Cof-type HAD-IIB family hydrolase has translation MDKFGMICLDIDGTLLNSNHEVTEKVKSTINKVANNKKIPVILVSARMPKGIRFLQEELGIEEPIICYSGALILDKDNSVLASEAIDVSNFEKIYKLTSENNIHMSLYKDDEWYIEKLDYWAKQESEITNIIPNIIDFNKLIEQWKREGVGPSKILCMSNPKEINFLKENIYGNDLNIYPSKSTYLEIMPIKASKTSAITCLQKKFGIDKSEIIAMGDNYNDIDMLEYAGVGIAMGNAPEDVKRHADDVTLTNDEDGVAEALIKYVINKK, from the coding sequence ATGGATAAATTTGGAATGATATGTTTAGATATTGATGGAACCTTGTTAAATTCAAATCATGAAGTAACTGAAAAGGTGAAAAGTACTATAAATAAAGTTGCAAATAATAAGAAAATACCTGTAATTTTAGTTTCAGCTAGAATGCCAAAAGGAATAAGGTTTCTTCAAGAAGAACTTGGAATAGAGGAACCAATTATATGCTATAGCGGTGCTTTAATCTTAGATAAGGATAATAGTGTATTGGCTAGTGAGGCAATTGATGTTTCTAATTTTGAGAAAATATATAAGTTAACAAGTGAAAATAACATTCATATGAGTTTATATAAGGATGATGAATGGTATATAGAAAAATTAGATTATTGGGCTAAACAAGAAAGTGAAATAACTAACATCATTCCTAATATTATTGATTTTAATAAATTAATAGAACAATGGAAAAGAGAAGGAGTAGGACCAAGTAAGATTTTATGTATGTCTAATCCAAAGGAAATAAACTTCTTAAAAGAAAATATTTATGGTAATGATTTAAATATATATCCTTCAAAGTCGACATACTTAGAAATTATGCCTATAAAAGCATCAAAAACATCTGCAATCACCTGTCTACAAAAGAAATTCGGTATAGATAAATCAGAAATAATAGCAATGGGAGACAATTATAACGACATTGATATGTTAGAGTATGCAGGAGTTGGAATAGCGATGGGAAATGCTCCGGAAGACGTGAAGAGACATGCTGATGATGTAACCTTAACTAATGATGAAGATGGGGTAGCAGAAGCACTGATAAAATATGTTATCAACAAGAAATAA
- a CDS encoding bifunctional 4-hydroxy-2-oxoglutarate aldolase/2-dehydro-3-deoxy-phosphogluconate aldolase, whose amino-acid sequence MFEKIYNTLKEEKAVAVIRTKTYEEAKEISIAAIEGGMKIIEVTMSVPNAPKLIKELKEEYKNACVGAGTVLTKDAVDACIENNSDFIVSPCIDEDVIAYANQRKALIIPGLMTMSELNKAYKLGLRFIKVFPGNVVGKAFIGAAKSIFPDLSVMPTGGVNKDNISEWIQAGADCSGIGSDLNKVYKSNGVTGVKEYCADVISKVKNL is encoded by the coding sequence ATGTTTGAAAAAATTTATAATACATTAAAAGAAGAAAAGGCAGTAGCTGTTATTAGAACTAAAACATATGAAGAAGCAAAAGAAATAAGTATAGCAGCAATCGAAGGCGGAATGAAAATTATAGAGGTAACTATGAGTGTGCCAAATGCGCCAAAGTTAATAAAAGAATTGAAAGAAGAATATAAAAATGCTTGTGTTGGTGCAGGAACTGTGTTAACAAAAGATGCTGTAGATGCATGTATCGAAAATAATTCTGATTTTATTGTTTCTCCTTGTATAGATGAAGATGTAATTGCTTATGCAAATCAAAGAAAAGCATTAATAATTCCAGGATTAATGACAATGTCAGAGTTAAATAAGGCTTACAAATTAGGTTTAAGATTTATCAAAGTATTCCCAGGCAATGTTGTTGGAAAGGCATTTATAGGGGCAGCAAAATCAATATTCCCAGACCTTAGCGTTATGCCTACTGGAGGAGTAAACAAAGATAATATAAGTGAATGGATACAAGCAGGAGCAGATTGTAGCGGTATAGGTAGTGATTTAAATAAAGTTTATAAAAGCAACGGTGTTACAGGTGTAAAAGAATATTGCGCAGATGTTATAAGTAAAGTTAAAAATTTATAA
- a CDS encoding glutamine synthetase III produces the protein MNKINEIFASNVFSDAVMKERLPKATYKALKKTIEKGTTLEPDVADVVAAAMKDWAVEKGATHFTHWFQPMTGITAEKHDSFINPTSDGKVILEFSGKELIKGEPDASSFPSGGLRATFEARGYTAWDCTSPAFLKDGSLCIPTAFCSYNGEALDKKTPLLRSMEALNKQALRVLKALGNTTTKRVITTVGPEQEYFLIDKSMYDARKDLILTGRTLFGAKPSKGQELEDHYFGTIKQRISDFMKEVDEELWKLGILAKTKHNEVAPAQHELAPIFSTTNISTDHNQLTMEIMKKVAAKHDLYCLLHEKPFAGVNGSGKHNNWSMGTDDGMNLLEPGKSPHENQQFLLFLCAVIKAVDEYPSLLRVSAANAGNDHRLGANEAPPAIISIFLGDQLEDVLEQIEKGPATSSKSASELTIGVNTLPPLPKDATDRNRTSPFAFTGNKFEFRMVPSSASIAGCNFVLNTIVAETLSEIADKLEKATDLDAEIQAILTDIVKNHKKIIFNGNGYSDEWVAEAERRGLPNIHSTVEAAKAMIDEKNQAVLEKHGVLTRVESTSRYEITLENYNKIINIEALTTLEMAKRQIIPAVIQYTTSLAESINTIKATGINVDISVQTESLTEISTLLASLNKNVSLLEKAVEKADNFEGDIFDLGMMYRYEVFEQMNTLRADADKLETLVDEEFWPLPTYSDMLFNV, from the coding sequence ATGAACAAAATCAATGAAATTTTTGCTTCAAATGTATTCAGCGATGCTGTAATGAAAGAACGTCTTCCTAAAGCTACTTATAAAGCTTTAAAAAAGACAATTGAAAAAGGAACTACTCTTGAACCAGATGTAGCAGATGTTGTTGCAGCTGCAATGAAAGATTGGGCTGTTGAAAAAGGTGCTACTCACTTTACTCACTGGTTCCAACCTATGACTGGAATTACTGCTGAAAAGCATGATTCTTTTATAAATCCAACTTCTGACGGAAAAGTTATATTAGAATTCTCAGGAAAAGAATTAATCAAAGGTGAACCAGATGCATCTTCATTCCCTTCAGGAGGACTTAGAGCTACTTTTGAAGCTAGAGGATATACTGCATGGGATTGTACTTCACCAGCATTCCTAAAAGATGGTTCTTTATGTATACCAACTGCATTCTGTTCTTATAACGGAGAAGCTTTAGATAAGAAAACTCCATTATTACGTTCAATGGAAGCTTTAAACAAACAAGCTCTACGTGTTTTAAAAGCATTAGGTAATACTACTACTAAAAGAGTAATTACAACTGTTGGTCCTGAACAAGAATACTTCCTAATCGATAAGTCAATGTATGATGCTCGTAAAGACCTTATCTTAACAGGAAGAACATTATTCGGAGCAAAACCTTCAAAGGGTCAAGAACTTGAAGATCATTACTTTGGAACAATCAAACAAAGAATTTCTGATTTCATGAAAGAAGTAGATGAAGAACTTTGGAAGCTTGGAATATTAGCTAAAACTAAGCATAACGAAGTTGCTCCTGCTCAACATGAGTTAGCTCCTATATTTAGCACAACAAATATATCGACTGACCATAACCAACTTACAATGGAAATAATGAAGAAAGTTGCTGCAAAACATGATTTATATTGCTTGCTTCATGAAAAACCATTCGCTGGCGTAAACGGATCAGGTAAGCATAATAACTGGTCAATGGGTACTGATGATGGAATGAATCTTCTTGAACCAGGTAAATCTCCACACGAAAATCAACAATTCCTTTTATTCCTTTGTGCTGTAATAAAAGCTGTTGATGAATATCCAAGCTTATTAAGAGTATCAGCTGCTAATGCTGGAAATGATCATAGATTAGGTGCTAACGAAGCTCCTCCTGCTATAATCTCTATCTTCTTAGGCGATCAATTAGAGGATGTATTAGAACAAATTGAAAAGGGTCCAGCTACAAGTTCTAAGTCTGCAAGTGAATTAACTATTGGAGTAAATACATTACCTCCACTTCCAAAGGATGCAACTGATAGAAACAGAACTTCTCCATTTGCGTTTACTGGAAATAAATTCGAATTTAGAATGGTTCCATCTTCTGCTTCAATTGCTGGATGTAACTTTGTATTAAATACTATAGTTGCTGAAACTTTATCTGAAATTGCAGATAAACTTGAAAAGGCTACTGATTTAGATGCTGAAATCCAAGCAATCTTAACTGATATTGTTAAGAACCATAAGAAAATTATATTTAATGGTAATGGATATTCAGATGAATGGGTTGCTGAAGCAGAAAGAAGAGGTCTTCCAAATATTCACTCAACTGTAGAAGCTGCTAAAGCTATGATAGATGAGAAGAATCAAGCTGTATTAGAAAAGCATGGAGTTTTAACTAGAGTAGAATCAACATCTCGTTATGAAATCACTTTAGAAAACTACAATAAAATTATAAATATTGAAGCTTTAACAACACTTGAAATGGCAAAACGTCAAATTATACCTGCTGTAATTCAATATACTACAAGTCTTGCTGAATCAATAAACACAATAAAGGCTACAGGTATAAATGTAGATATTTCAGTTCAAACTGAATCATTAACTGAAATTTCAACTTTATTAGCTTCATTAAATAAAAATGTTTCACTTCTTGAAAAAGCAGTTGAAAAGGCTGATAACTTCGAAGGTGATATATTCGATTTAGGAATGATGTACAGATATGAAGTATTTGAACAAATGAATACTTTAAGAGCTGATGCTGATAAGCTTGAAACTCTAGTAGACGAAGAGTTCTGGCCACTTCCAACTTATAGCGATATGTTATTCAACGTTTAA
- a CDS encoding helix-turn-helix domain-containing protein, which produces MELVKNSQDIETYSVDNYEKMLIIQSLKYIEEFYSTATLLELSEKLNQPDYKFSKFIKIHTKMTFKELLKEKKLSKAVELIKLTEYSIIEIIEFVGYENPTYFYKIFKKKFGMTPREYKMNRINNFRFT; this is translated from the coding sequence GTGGAGTTAGTAAAAAATTCACAGGATATAGAGACATATTCTGTGGATAACTATGAGAAGATGTTGATAATTCAGAGTCTTAAATACATAGAGGAATTTTATAGTACAGCTACTCTGCTAGAACTCTCAGAAAAATTAAATCAACCAGATTATAAATTTAGCAAATTTATAAAGATACATACTAAAATGACTTTTAAAGAATTATTGAAAGAAAAAAAGTTAAGCAAAGCAGTTGAATTAATCAAATTAACTGAGTATTCGATTATTGAAATAATTGAGTTTGTAGGATATGAGAATCCAACATACTTTTACAAGATATTCAAGAAAAAATTTGGAATGACGCCTAGAGAATATAAAATGAACAGAATTAACAATTTTAGATTTACTTAA
- a CDS encoding MATE family efflux transporter: MFKKFLKYSIPSASAMFVSSLYTVIDGIFVGRGVGDLGLAAVAIAMPATIVLFGIATMFAVGGGALVSKNFGAKDKERAVYIFRQAFKSIIILSSIISFVFIVFSEYIVVLLGATENLKELSAEFLRYYSLFCIPSLLGITLNGFIRNDGGPKLAMISTIAGTVVNILLDYIFIFPLNMGVRGAAIATGLGQVATIAIILPHFLKKKGQLTFGNVKLEMKVVKEIITIGFPSFFAEAAFSIIIFFYNIVLGIYMREEGIASYSIINYITTNIYMMLLGVSLGAQPLISYYFGARETKKMFTFYKFALIASVSVNLLFTLVCFIFGRNLIGLFTTDKELINIAYIGLNMTNLAYFFTGLNLSTSMYYQSIEMPKFSNLICAFRSFVFLPVILFLAAHYYGTNGIWASMIFSEILTFLAVNIVTNTKTNTKKAISV, from the coding sequence ATGTTTAAAAAGTTTTTAAAATACTCTATTCCATCAGCATCGGCTATGTTTGTATCGTCATTATATACAGTTATAGATGGTATTTTTGTAGGTCGAGGTGTAGGAGATTTGGGGTTAGCAGCAGTTGCAATTGCAATGCCAGCTACAATAGTTTTATTTGGAATAGCTACAATGTTTGCAGTTGGCGGAGGTGCTCTAGTTTCTAAAAACTTTGGAGCTAAAGATAAAGAAAGGGCAGTATATATTTTTCGCCAAGCATTTAAATCAATTATAATATTAAGTAGTATTATTAGTTTTGTATTTATAGTTTTTTCGGAGTACATAGTAGTTCTTTTGGGGGCGACTGAAAATTTGAAGGAGTTATCGGCAGAATTTTTGAGATACTATTCATTGTTTTGTATACCTAGTTTGTTAGGAATAACTTTGAATGGATTCATTAGAAATGATGGAGGTCCTAAGTTAGCTATGATATCAACGATAGCTGGTACAGTGGTAAATATATTATTAGATTATATATTTATATTTCCTTTAAATATGGGTGTTAGGGGCGCCGCTATTGCTACTGGACTTGGGCAAGTGGCGACAATAGCTATAATACTGCCTCATTTTTTAAAGAAGAAAGGTCAATTAACTTTTGGAAATGTGAAGCTGGAAATGAAAGTGGTTAAAGAGATTATTACCATAGGTTTCCCATCGTTTTTTGCAGAAGCAGCCTTTTCGATAATAATATTCTTCTATAATATAGTTTTAGGAATCTATATGAGAGAGGAAGGAATTGCGTCATATAGTATAATAAATTATATAACTACAAATATTTATATGATGCTTCTAGGTGTTAGTTTAGGAGCCCAACCATTAATAAGTTACTATTTTGGAGCGAGGGAGACAAAAAAGATGTTTACATTTTATAAGTTTGCACTAATAGCGTCAGTCTCGGTAAACTTATTGTTTACCTTAGTATGCTTTATATTTGGAAGAAATCTTATAGGTTTGTTTACAACAGATAAGGAATTAATAAATATAGCGTATATTGGACTTAATATGACTAATTTAGCTTATTTTTTCACAGGATTAAATTTAAGCACATCGATGTACTATCAATCTATAGAAATGCCAAAGTTCTCTAACTTAATTTGTGCTTTTAGATCTTTTGTATTTTTGCCAGTAATTTTATTTTTAGCTGCACATTATTATGGTACAAATGGAATATGGGCTAGTATGATTTTTTCAGAAATATTAACGTTTTTAGCAGTAAACATTGTTACTAATACAAAAACTAATACAAAAAAAGCTATATCAGTATAA
- a CDS encoding ROK family protein: protein MRYLVLDVGGSSIKYALMTEDLEFIERGKKPTPLDKIESFIDVIGEIYDIYKDDIEGMAISMPGVLDSEKGYAYTGGALSYNEGKEIVKILKERCPTKITIENDGKCAALAEVWKGSLKDFDDGVVIVLGTGVGGGIVRNKKIHKGKNFFAGEFSFINTNVNNTENTDECWGSISGSKALINEVAKVKSLQPDELDGYKIFEYANNNDPDILEILDDFTYKLAVQIFNLQCILDPEIFAIGGGISSQEILIQYIKRNVDKYHKSFEIDDLPLPNVVGCKFRNDANLIGALYNFITSK, encoded by the coding sequence ATGAGATATTTAGTGTTAGATGTAGGTGGAAGTTCTATTAAGTATGCACTGATGACAGAGGATTTGGAGTTTATTGAAAGGGGTAAAAAACCAACACCACTTGATAAAATTGAAAGTTTTATAGATGTAATAGGCGAAATCTATGATATATATAAAGATGATATAGAAGGAATGGCTATAAGTATGCCAGGAGTATTAGATAGTGAAAAAGGCTATGCTTATACAGGTGGTGCACTATCATATAATGAAGGTAAAGAGATTGTAAAAATTCTTAAAGAAAGATGTCCGACAAAGATTACAATAGAGAATGATGGAAAATGTGCAGCTTTAGCAGAGGTTTGGAAAGGAAGTTTAAAAGATTTCGATGATGGAGTTGTAATAGTACTAGGAACAGGTGTAGGTGGAGGAATAGTTCGAAATAAGAAAATCCATAAAGGAAAAAACTTCTTTGCAGGTGAGTTTAGTTTTATAAATACAAATGTAAATAATACTGAGAACACGGATGAGTGTTGGGGATCTATAAGTGGTTCTAAAGCATTGATAAATGAAGTTGCAAAGGTAAAAAGTCTTCAGCCAGATGAATTAGATGGGTATAAAATATTTGAATATGCAAATAACAACGATCCAGATATTCTTGAAATTTTAGATGATTTCACTTATAAGCTAGCAGTACAAATTTTTAATTTACAGTGTATATTAGATCCGGAAATATTTGCAATCGGTGGAGGGATAAGTAGTCAAGAGATATTGATACAATATATTAAGAGGAATGTGGACAAGTATCACAAGAGTTTTGAAATTGATGATTTACCACTACCTAATGTAGTTGGCTGTAAGTTTAGAAATGATGCTAATCTCATAGGAGCACTATACAATTTTATAACTAGCAAATGA
- a CDS encoding sugar kinase → MDVITIGDAMIAMCPQEKGPIIFCDTFKRKVGGAELNVAMGCARLGLKSGWISRLGNDDFGKYILKIVRGEGIDTSEVQLVDGYPTSVYFREVLSDGSSRSFYYREKSPTSTMDAKKLNEEYIKNAKVLHITGVFPSITENNREVILEAVKLAKKNNLIISFDPNIRLKMWTKEEAKDYIEKLLPYVDILLIGDEEIEILLGDTNIEEAIKVFHNKGIEKVIVKKGAKGAIGSDGKNIYDIEAIKPKALVDTVGAGDGFAAGFLTALLKGKSLEDCVRFANAVGSLVVGVEGDNEGLPYYDDVLVHLGQAKKIER, encoded by the coding sequence ATGGACGTAATTACTATAGGAGATGCAATGATTGCAATGTGCCCTCAAGAAAAGGGACCAATAATATTTTGTGACACATTCAAAAGAAAAGTAGGTGGAGCAGAATTAAATGTTGCAATGGGATGTGCAAGATTAGGGTTAAAATCTGGATGGATAAGTAGATTGGGAAATGATGATTTCGGAAAATATATACTAAAGATTGTAAGAGGTGAGGGGATAGATACATCAGAGGTACAACTTGTTGATGGATATCCAACTTCAGTATATTTTAGAGAAGTTTTATCTGATGGATCAAGTAGATCATTTTATTATAGAGAAAAATCTCCAACTAGTACAATGGATGCAAAGAAATTGAATGAAGAATATATAAAAAATGCAAAAGTTCTTCATATTACAGGAGTTTTTCCTTCAATAACTGAAAATAATAGAGAAGTTATATTAGAAGCAGTAAAATTAGCTAAAAAGAATAATCTTATAATATCATTTGACCCAAATATTAGATTAAAGATGTGGACTAAGGAAGAAGCAAAAGACTATATAGAAAAACTTTTACCTTATGTTGATATTCTTTTAATAGGTGATGAAGAAATAGAGATATTATTGGGAGATACAAATATAGAAGAAGCAATAAAAGTTTTCCATAACAAAGGAATAGAAAAAGTGATAGTTAAAAAAGGAGCCAAGGGAGCTATAGGTTCAGATGGTAAAAATATTTATGATATTGAAGCTATTAAGCCAAAAGCTTTAGTTGATACAGTAGGTGCAGGAGATGGATTTGCAGCAGGATTTTTAACGGCCTTATTAAAAGGTAAGTCACTAGAAGATTGTGTTAGATTTGCAAATGCAGTTGGATCATTAGTTGTAGGTGTCGAAGGCGATAATGAGGGACTACCTTACTATGATGATGTTTTAGTACATTTAGGACAAGCAAAGAAAATAGAACGTTAA